The genomic window CCGAGGCGTTTCAGGCGTCGATGCGCTCCCGGTCGATGTCGCGGGCGCCCTCGACGATGAAGTCGCGGCGGGGCTCCACGCTCGAGCCCATGAGGAGCTCGAAGACGTTCTCCGCCTCAGCGAGCTCGGCCTCGTCGCCCAGGGTGATGCGCCGCAGGGTGCGGTGCTCGGGCTCCATGGTCGTCTCGGCGAGCTGGTGGGCGTCCATCTCCCCCAGGCCCTTGTAGCGCTGCGGCTCCTTGAAGTTCCGTCCCTGCTTCTCGAGCCTCCTGAGGGTGGTGACGAGCTCGTCGTCGGAGTACGTGTAGATGACCTCGCGCTTCTTCCGCCCCTGCCCGTTGACCTCGATGCGGTGCAGCGGGGGGACGGCGGCGAAGACGCGCCCGGCCTCGATCATGGGCCGCATGTAGCGGAAGAAGAGGGTGAGCAGCAGGGTGCGGATGTGGGCGCCGTCGACGTCGGCGTCCGTCATGAGGATGATCTTCCCGTAGCGGGCCGCGTCGAGGTCGAAGGTGCGTCCGGAGCCGGCGCCGACCACCTGGATGATCGCGGAGCACTCGGCGTTGCCGAGCATGTCCGCGAGCGACGCCTTCTGGACGTTGAGGATCTTGCCGCGGATCGGCAGGAGCGCCTGGAACTCGGAGTTGCGGGCGTTCTTCGCGGTGCCGAGCGCGGAGTCGCCCTCGACGATGAAGAGCTCGGAGGAGGCGACGTCGTCGGAGCGGCAGTCGGCGAGCTTGGCGGGCAGCGTCGAGGTCTCCAGGGCGGTCTTGCGCCGCGAGATCTCCTTGTGCATGCGGGCCGAGACCCGGGCGCGCATCTCGCCGACGATCTTCTCCTGCAGGGCCCGTGACTGGGTCTTGAGGTCCCGCTTGGAGGAGGTGAGCAGTGCGGTGAGCCCCTTCTCGACGACCTTGGAGACGATCTGGCGCACCGGCGCCGTGCCGAGCACCTCCTTGGTCTGCCCCTCGAACTGCGGCTCGGGGACGCGCACCGTCACGACGGCGGTGAGGCCGGCGAGGATGTCGTCCTTCTCGATGCGCCCGTCGCGGCTGGTCACCTTGAGTGCGCGGGCGTTGGAGTCGATCTGCTTGCGCAGCACCTTGGTGACGGCCTGCTCGAAGCCGGTGAGGTGAGTGCCTCCCATGGGGGTGGCGATGATGTTGACGAAGGATCGCTCGGTCGTCTCGTAGCCGATGCCCCAGCGCAGGGCGACGTCGACGGTGCAGGTGCGCTCGACCTCGACGGGGCGCAGGTGCCCGGACTTGCGGTCGAGCTGCTGGACGGTCTCGGTGTAGGTGCCCTCGCCGGTGAGGCGGAAGGTGTCGGTGACGGAGCCGTCGGTGGCGAGGAAGTCGACGAAATCGGCGGTGCCGCCGTCGGCGCGGAACTCCTCGGTGCCGTCGGCGTCGCCGGTGTCGAGGAGGTCTCCGGCGCCCTCGGTGGCGTTCTTGGCGCTGGCGCGCAGGGCCGGGTCGTCGGTGGGGGCGGTGGAGTCCGTGGCGGGGGTCGCCTCGGCGCGGGCGGCGACGTCGTCGGGGCGCTCGTCGGTGAGCGTGAGGGTGAGGCCGGGGACGAGGAAGCTCGTCTGGCGCAGGCGGGCGCGGAGGGCGGCGGCGTCGTACTCGGCGGGCTTGGGGAAGATCTGGGGGTCGGCCCAGTAGCGCACGCGGGTGCCGGTGACGCCGCGCTTGACCTTGCCGATGACGCGCAGCTCGGAGGCCTCGGTGAACTCCTTGAAGGGGGAGTCGGGGCTCGGGCCGGCCTTCGGGTCGGTGAAGACGCCGGGGACGCCGCGGCGGAAGCTCATGGCGTAGGTCTTGCCGCCGCGGTCGACCTCGACGTCCATGCGGGCGGACAGGGCGTTGACGACGCTGGCGCCGACGCCGTGGAGGCCGCCGGCGGCGCCGTAGGAGCCGCCGCCGAACTTCCCGCCGGCGTGGAGCTTGGTGTAGACGAGCTCGACGCCGGTGAGGCCGGAGCCGGGCTCGATGTCGACGGGGACGCCGCGGCCGGTGTCGCGGACCTCGACGGAGCCGTCCTCATGCACGGTCACCGTGATGGAGTCGCCGTAGCCCTCGAGGGCCTCGTCGACGCCGTTGTCGATGATCTCCCAGACGCAGTGCATGAGGCCCCGCTGGTCGGTGGAGCCGATGTACATGCCGGGGCGCTTGCGGACCGCCTCGAGCCCCTCCAGGACGGAGAGGTGTCGGGCGTTGTAGGAGCTCGAGGAATCTGGCACGGCGGCAACCTAGCGGATCGGCGGCGCGCCGCCGATCCTGCCGCGCCGCGGGCCGGGTGTGGCCTTCATCGGGCCCGCCGTCCGCTTCCCGGTTCCGCCCGAGGCGGAGCGCGCTGCGCCTCAGGCTGAAACGGGCCGAATGTGATCGTCTCGTGTCGTCGGGCGTGGTGGAGTAGCGCCATGAGCCAGACAAGCATCCCCGCCGTCGCCGGTACCGCGACCGCCCCGGCCGAGCAGGCCGTTCCCGCTGCGGGCTCCTCCTCCAAGCGCCCGCTCACCACGGCCGACCGCTGCGACGCCTGTGGCGCCCAGGCCTACGTCCGCGTCGTCCTCGCCTCCGGCGAGCTCCTCTTCTGCGCCCACCACGGTCACCAGAACATGGCCGCGCTGGAGAAGCAGGCCCTCTTCATCCAGGACGAGTCGGGGCGACTCGCCTCGGAGCACTGAGACCCTCCCCCGCGCTCAGGACCACGCACGAAGAGCGCCGCACCGGGACATGAGCCCGCTGCGGCGCCCTTCGTCGTCGCTCAGCCGTGCGGGGCGGCTGCGTCAGACGGGCCAGTCCTCCCCGCGCCAGGCGGCGTCCCAGAACATCCACTCGTAGCGGCACGCCCGCAGGAAGGTCTCGCTCATCGCCTCCCTCTCGGCCGCCCCGGCCCGAGCGGCCGCCGCGTCCATGACGGCCCGGGCCCGTGAGCAGGACTCGGAGAAGGCCTCGTCGCCGTAGGTTGCGATCCAGTCCCCGTAGGGGTGCCCCGCGAGGCCGCAGGCCTCGTCGAGGAGCCTGAGCCCGACGGCCTCGTAGACGAGGAAGCACGGCAGGACCGCGGCGACCGCCACTCCGTAGGAGCCCGAGAGCGCCGACGCGTCGATGAAATCGGTGTAGGCCAGGCAGGTGGGCGAGGGCTCGACGGCGGCCGCGACGTCGACGTGGTCGGCGTGGAGGAGGCGTTCGGTGACAATCGCGGTCCTGGCGGCGTCGTCCCAGAGGACGAGCTCGTCGGGGTCGTGGGTCATCGAGGCCAGCCGTGCGAGGGCCCGCCCGTACCGGCCCAGGTAGACCGCGTCCTGCGCCATGTAGGCGTCGAAGCGCTCGCGCGGCAGGGTGCCGTCGAGGAGGGAACGCAGGAAGGGGTGCGCGTGGACGGCCTCGAGGACGGGCTCGGCCCTGCACCACACCTCCTGGGAGAACAGCGGCTCCCGCGCTGACGGAGACAGTGGCGCGCTCATGCCCGGACCTCCGCTCCCGGCGTCTCCGTGTCCCGCTCCCACAGGGCGTGGAAGTGGTGCACCGGACCGTGACCGTGCCCGACGCCGAGCTCGTCCGCGTGCGCGATCGCTCCGGCGAGGTACGCCTTGGCGTCACGCACGGTCTCGAGCCAGCCGCTCCGTCGGGGACGGAGCGCGGCGATGGCCGAGGAGAGGGTGCAGCCCGTGCCGTGGGTGTTGCGCGTGGGGGTGCGCGGCGCCGTGAGGAGCTCGACGCCGTCGGCGTCGGCGTAGACGTCGGTCGCCTCGCCGGCGAGGTGGCCGCCCTTGAGGAGGACCCGGTGGACGCCGAGGTCGAGGAGCTCACCGGCCTGCGCGACCATCCCGTCGACGTCGGTGGCCTCCTCGCGGTCGAGGAGGACGGCCGCCTCGGGCACGTTCGGCGTGATGAGGTCCGCCCGCGTGCACAGGTCGCACAGGGCGTCGACGGCGTCGGCCTCGAGGAGGCGGTCCCCGGAGGTGGCGACCATGACCGGGTCGAGCACCGTGACGCCGAGGCGGGGCAGGTAGTCGGCGACGACGGCGATGAGGCCGGTCGTGGAGAGCATGCCGATCTTGGTCGCGTCGGGTGTGATGTCGTCGAGGAGGGTGTCGAGCTGAGCGCGGACGAAGTCCTCCGGGACGTTGTGCACGTCGGTGACGCCCGTCGTGGACTGGGCGGTGAGGGCGGTGACGACGCTCATCCCGTAGGCGCCGAGGGCGCTCATGGCCTTGAGGTCGGCCTGGAGGCCGGCGCCTCCTGAGGGGTCCGAGCCGGCGATGGTGAGGACGCGGGGGATCATGCTCGTGCTCCTTCGTTCCAGGCGGCGCGCAGGGTGCGCGTCGCGGCCGCCGGGTCCTCGGCGAGGCAGATCGCCGAGACGACGGCGGCGCCCGCGAGGCCGCCCGCGGCGAGGGCGGGAAGGTCGTGGGCCGTGATGCCGCCGATGGCGACGGCGGGCAGGTCTGTGCGGGCGGCGAGGGCGGCGACGCCGTCGGTGCCGAGGCCGGTGGGCGCGTCCGTCTTCGTGGCGGTGGCGCGGACGGTGCCGATGCCGAGGTGGTCGCAGGCGCCCTCGGCCTCGGCTGCGGCGATCTCCTCGGGCGTCGAGGCGGACAGACCGAGGAAGGCGTCGTCCCCGATGAGGCGGCGGACGACCGAGGCGGGGAGGTCGCGCTGACCGACGTGGACCCCGGCCACGTGCGCCCCGAGGTCGCGGGCGGCGAGGAACACGTCGACGCGGTCGTTGACGATGACGGGCACCCGGTCCCCCACGGCGGCGCAGACGTCGAGGACCTCCTGGAGGAAGGCCCCGCCCTCGGCGTCCTTGGCGCGCAGCTGCACGAAGGTGACGCCGGCGTCGACGGCCGCCGTGACCGTCTCGAGGACGGTGCGGCCGCGCGAGGCGCACTGGGCCGCGTCGGTGACGAGGTAGAGGCGCAGGTCGGGTGCGGGCCGGGCGCTCACTGCTCCTCCTCGGACACGGGGATGAGGGCTAGCGCCTCGGGACCGAGGGCGTACAGGGCGTCGAGGAGGGCCGGCTGGAAGGAGCCGGGCCCGTCGCTGAGGGCGGCGGCGCGCTCCGCCGCGGCGGAGTAGAAGGCGTGGCAGGCGACGACGGCGTCCAGGTCAGTGACGGTCGGGGCTCCCCCGGTGCGCGAGGCGGCGACGAAGGCGCCGATGAGGGCGCCGAGGGCGCAGCCCCCGCCGGTCATCCTCGTGAGGAGCGGCGAGCCGCCCCCGACCCGGATCGTCG from Actinomyces radicidentis includes these protein-coding regions:
- the thiE gene encoding thiamine phosphate synthase, translating into MSARPAPDLRLYLVTDAAQCASRGRTVLETVTAAVDAGVTFVQLRAKDAEGGAFLQEVLDVCAAVGDRVPVIVNDRVDVFLAARDLGAHVAGVHVGQRDLPASVVRRLIGDDAFLGLSASTPEEIAAAEAEGACDHLGIGTVRATATKTDAPTGLGTDGVAALAARTDLPAVAIGGITAHDLPALAAGGLAGAAVVSAICLAEDPAAATRTLRAAWNEGARA
- the thiD gene encoding bifunctional hydroxymethylpyrimidine kinase/phosphomethylpyrimidine kinase, producing the protein MIPRVLTIAGSDPSGGAGLQADLKAMSALGAYGMSVVTALTAQSTTGVTDVHNVPEDFVRAQLDTLLDDITPDATKIGMLSTTGLIAVVADYLPRLGVTVLDPVMVATSGDRLLEADAVDALCDLCTRADLITPNVPEAAVLLDREEATDVDGMVAQAGELLDLGVHRVLLKGGHLAGEATDVYADADGVELLTAPRTPTRNTHGTGCTLSSAIAALRPRRSGWLETVRDAKAYLAGAIAHADELGVGHGHGPVHHFHALWERDTETPGAEVRA
- a CDS encoding DUF7455 domain-containing protein, translated to MSQTSIPAVAGTATAPAEQAVPAAGSSSKRPLTTADRCDACGAQAYVRVVLASGELLFCAHHGHQNMAALEKQALFIQDESGRLASEH
- a CDS encoding TenA family protein, giving the protein MSAPLSPSAREPLFSQEVWCRAEPVLEAVHAHPFLRSLLDGTLPRERFDAYMAQDAVYLGRYGRALARLASMTHDPDELVLWDDAARTAIVTERLLHADHVDVAAAVEPSPTCLAYTDFIDASALSGSYGVAVAAVLPCFLVYEAVGLRLLDEACGLAGHPYGDWIATYGDEAFSESCSRARAVMDAAAARAGAAEREAMSETFLRACRYEWMFWDAAWRGEDWPV
- a CDS encoding DNA gyrase/topoisomerase IV subunit B, with protein sequence MPDSSSSYNARHLSVLEGLEAVRKRPGMYIGSTDQRGLMHCVWEIIDNGVDEALEGYGDSITVTVHEDGSVEVRDTGRGVPVDIEPGSGLTGVELVYTKLHAGGKFGGGSYGAAGGLHGVGASVVNALSARMDVEVDRGGKTYAMSFRRGVPGVFTDPKAGPSPDSPFKEFTEASELRVIGKVKRGVTGTRVRYWADPQIFPKPAEYDAAALRARLRQTSFLVPGLTLTLTDERPDDVAARAEATPATDSTAPTDDPALRASAKNATEGAGDLLDTGDADGTEEFRADGGTADFVDFLATDGSVTDTFRLTGEGTYTETVQQLDRKSGHLRPVEVERTCTVDVALRWGIGYETTERSFVNIIATPMGGTHLTGFEQAVTKVLRKQIDSNARALKVTSRDGRIEKDDILAGLTAVVTVRVPEPQFEGQTKEVLGTAPVRQIVSKVVEKGLTALLTSSKRDLKTQSRALQEKIVGEMRARVSARMHKEISRRKTALETSTLPAKLADCRSDDVASSELFIVEGDSALGTAKNARNSEFQALLPIRGKILNVQKASLADMLGNAECSAIIQVVGAGSGRTFDLDAARYGKIILMTDADVDGAHIRTLLLTLFFRYMRPMIEAGRVFAAVPPLHRIEVNGQGRKKREVIYTYSDDELVTTLRRLEKQGRNFKEPQRYKGLGEMDAHQLAETTMEPEHRTLRRITLGDEAELAEAENVFELLMGSSVEPRRDFIVEGARDIDRERIDA